Proteins found in one Dermochelys coriacea isolate rDerCor1 chromosome 17, rDerCor1.pri.v4, whole genome shotgun sequence genomic segment:
- the HEATR6 gene encoding HEAT repeat-containing protein 6 isoform X2: protein MDQIVGSVPGQPYLDESYRSLCFQTFLNVLQSSKTSDVDDITFCMLLQNALKGIQSLLNGGKMKLMQTDQLGSLLAVLKKCMFYGLPGLNVEMPAVLYPAPLPQYDGRSPVKQEQSELNTIKQTGTRRKKSKGKQKKGQLGEEVKEELKSDVGDGAIHAVDIFQLRSGDAQNNPCLNPWNRTLDAAYMPAGKDHLSSCCPSWKRISSSESEYSDAEGGIQSKMRFYQAKVRQGALACFLSTIKSIEKKVLYGYWSAFVPDTPGIGSPQSVSLMTIALKDPSPKTRACALQVLSATLEGSKQFLSVAEDAHDHKRAFTPFSVTIASSIRELHRCLLLALVAESSSQTLTQIIKCLANLVSNAPYSRLKPGLLTRVWNQIKPYIRHKDVNVRVSSLTFLGAVVSAQAPSSEVQLLLQQPSSSGLSSSGTATPHHFSSSEWCRRAPPSQGEPMDNWESSSSEPCWLIRLCISTVVLPREDSYSDSDTSFTAGTVYEPSPVRLESLQVLALLVKGYFSVAQSYLLELGEVASKCMEETDPSIQLHGAKLLEELGIGIVQQHKPDSTIAVSEKVPVNLVVSFWTMMLNGPLPGALQNAQHPTLQTSACDALSSILPEAFSSLRDDQQILCITLLLGLNHSENPLVKAAAARALGVYVLFSCLRQDVMFVADTANAILNSLQDKSPNVRAKAAWSLGNLTDTLIVNMEMMGQSFQEEFSDLLLLKMLRSATEASKDKDKVKSNAVRALGNLLHFLQPYHIVKPRFSETIKESIQALISTVQSEATMKVRWNACYALGNVFKNPALPLGEAPWTAQAYNALTSVVKSCKNFKVRIKSAMALSIPTQREHYGTTEQVSQIWSALVIALQKSEDTEDFLEFKYSASLRTQICQALIHLLSLANSTDLPFIRKTIAENGDVIRSYVLQYMKSGVEEDEAGIHTNSHGRDILLKRAIEHICGIEELSEGKAKVVVAAYLEDILTNHINSTELTEA, encoded by the exons TGTGCCTGGACAGCCATACTTAGATGAGTCTTACAGAAGTCTGTGCTTTCAAACTTTCCTAAATGTGTTACAGTCTTCAAAAACCTCTGATGTAGATGACATCACTTTTTGTATG CTGTTACAGAATGCTCTGAAAGGTATCCAGTCGCTCTTAAACGGTGGGAAGATGAAGCTAATGCAGACTGATCAGCTTGGGTCCCTTCTTGCTGTGTTAAAG AAATGCATGTTCTATGGGCTTCCTGGACTGAACGTGGAAATGCCTGCAGTCTTGTACCCAGCTCCACTTCCTCAGTATGATGGACGATCACCTGTCAAACAGGAACAGTCGGAATTGAACACCATTAAACAAACAGGG ACCCGAAGAAAAAAGTCCAAGGGGAAACAAAAGAAAGGACAGTTGGGGGAAGAAGTGAAAGAAGAATTAAAAAGTGATGTAGGAGATGGAGCAATCCATGCAGTGGATATATTTCAGTTACGTTCAGGCGATGCACAAAATAATCCTTGTCTAAATCCCTGGAATCGCACATTAGATGCTGCATACATGCCTGCTGGAAAGGATCACTTATCATCATGCTGTCCCAGCTGGAAAAGGATCAGCAGCAGTGAGTCGGAGTATTCTGATGCTGAAGGTGGAATACAAAGCAAAATGAG attttatCAAGCCAAAGTTCGTCAAGGGGCTTTAGCCTGTTTCCTTTCCACTATCAAATCAatagaaaaaaaagttctttatgGCTACTGGTCAGCATTTGTTCCTGATACACCTGGAATAGGCAGCCCACAGTCTGTGTCCTTGATGACTATTGCATTGAAGGATCCTTCTCCAAAG ACTCGGGCCTGCGCTCTTCAAGTTCTCTCCGCCACCTTGGAAGGTTCTAAGCAGTTTCTTTCCGTTGCTGAAGACGCACATGACCATAAAAGAGCTTTCACTCCTTTCTCGGTAACGATTGCTTCCAGCATCAGAGAGTTGCATCGCTGTCTGCTGCTAGCCCTAGTGGCAGAATCCTCCTCACAAACCCTTACTCAAATTATCAAG TGCCTGGCAAATTTGGTATCGAATGCACCGTACAGCCGCTTAAAACCTGGTCTATTGACAAGAGTTTGGAACCAGATAAAGCCATACATTCGTCATAAAG ATGTTAATGTTCGGGTTTCTAGCCTCACGTTCTTAGGCGCTGTAGTATCTGCTCAAGCTCCTTCATCAGAAGTACAGTTACTTCTGCAACAGCCTAGTTCTTCCGGACTAAGTAGCAGCGGTACCGCAACCCCTCATCACTTCAGTTCCTCTGAGTGGTGTAGAAGAGCACCACCTTCGCAAGGGGAACCCATGGACAATTGGGAGAGTTCATCTTCAGAGCCTTGCTGGCTCATACGTCTTTGTATCTCCACTGTTGTTCTGCCCAGAGAAGATTCCTATTCTGATAGCGATACTAGCTTCACAGCTGGTACTGTCTATGAACCATCTCCTGTTCGACTGGAATCTTTACAG gTCTTGGCACTTCTTGTGAAGGGCTATTTCTCTGTGGCTCAGAGCTATTTATTAGAGCTTGGAGAGGTGGCTTCCAAATGCATGGAGGAAACAGATCCGTCCATTCAGCTCCACGGTGCCAAA CTTCTGGAGGAGCTCGGCATAGGCATAGTACAACAGCATAAACCAGATTCAACCATTGCTGTCAGTGAGAAAGTACCTGTCAACTTG GTTGTATCTTTTTGGACTATGATGCTAAATGGCCCTTTACCTGGTGCCCTTCAGAATGCTCAGCATCCTACCCTTCAGACAAGTGCCTGTGATGCTCTTTCTTCTATCTTACCGGAAGCTTTTAGCAGTCTGCGG GATGACCAGCAGATACTGTGCATCACGCTACTGCTGGGGCTGAATCACAGTGAGAATCCACTGGTGAAAGCTGCTGCTGCCCGAGCCCTTGGAGTCTACGTCCTTTTCTCATGTCTTAGGCAG GATGTGATGTTTGTTGCCGACACAGCAAATGCTATCCTGAATTCCCTCCAGGACAAGTCTCCAAACGTCCGTGCCAAAGCAGCCTGGTCCTTGGGCAACCTTACAGACACGCTGATTGTCAACAT GGAAATGATGGGGCAGAGCTTCCAGGAGGAATTCTCAGATCTCCTACTATTGAAAATGTTGCGGTCAGCAACTGAAGCATCGAAGGACAAAGACAAG GTAAAGAGCAATGCAGTTCGGGCCCTAGGAAATCTGCTTCATTTCCTTCAACCATATCACATAGTAAAACCCAGATTCAGTGAAACCATTAAGGAATCCATTCAGGCCCTTATTTCTACTGTCCAGAGTGAGGCCACCATGAAAGTACGGTGGAATGCATGTTATGCACtgggaaatgtatttaaaaacccCGCCTTGCCACTTG GAGAAGCTCCTTGGACTGCACAAGCCTATAATGCTCTTACATCAGTGGTGAAATCATGCAAGAATTTCAAAGTCCGAATCAAATCTGCCATGGCCCTCTCCATCCCTACCCAAAGGGAGCATTACGGAACCACTGAACAGGTTTCCCAGATCTGGAGTGCCTTGGTTATTGCTTTGCAGAAGAGTGAAGACACGGAGGACTTTCTGGAGTTCAAATACAGTGCCAGCCTGAGAACGCAGATCTGCCAGGCTCTGATTCATTTGTTAAGCTTGGCAAATAGTACAGACCTGCCATTCATTAGGAAAACTATAGCAGAAAATGGGGATGTGATCAGATCCTATGTCTTGCAATATATGAAATCAGGGGTTGAAGAAGATGAAGCAGGAATACACACAAACTCTCACGGAAGAGACATATTGTTGAAAAGAGCTATTGAGCATATTTGTGGTATTGAGGAACTGTCAGAAGGCAAAGCTAAAGTAGTAGTAGCTGCTTATCTAGAAGATATCTTGACAAACCACATCAATTCCACTGAATTGACGGAGGCTTAG